Proteins found in one Sulfuricurvum sp. genomic segment:
- a CDS encoding GNAT family N-acetyltransferase — MQEQKKISITYRTATSEDIPSLCRLLNQLFSQEAEFTPDSANQTKALITIIDDSTIGEIYVASKEGEIVGMVNLLYTVSTALGGRVAILEDMVIDENHRGEDIGSSLLEYVLTISKEKGVQRLTLLTDGDNIAAHRFYERMGFEKSSMIPLRIQL, encoded by the coding sequence ATGCAAGAGCAAAAAAAGATTTCCATTACGTACCGAACGGCAACCAGCGAGGATATCCCAAGCCTTTGTCGCCTATTAAATCAGCTCTTCTCACAAGAAGCGGAGTTTACACCTGATAGTGCAAATCAAACGAAGGCGTTGATAACAATCATCGACGATTCAACTATCGGTGAGATATACGTTGCATCCAAAGAAGGCGAGATTGTAGGGATGGTAAATCTGCTCTATACCGTTTCGACGGCATTGGGAGGAAGAGTCGCTATTCTCGAAGATATGGTTATCGATGAGAATCACCGAGGAGAGGATATCGGCTCATCTTTACTCGAATATGTTCTCACGATCAGCAAAGAAAAAGGGGTTCAAAGACTCACCCTCCTCACCGATGGAGACAATATCGCGGCTCATCGCTTTTACGAAAGAATGGGGTTTGAAAAGTCCTCTATGATTCCGTTACGAATTCAACTCTAA
- the ybaK gene encoding Cys-tRNA(Pro) deacylase, translated as MTPAVNIAKKAKIPYTLHSYTHDPASASYGEEASEKLGIASDRVFKTLVAQIDSRELVVAVIPVSSMLSMKQIAKAAGGKKAEMAKGTDVERSSGYILGGVSPLGQKKRLRTFIDASAQDFPTIYVSAGRRGLEIELAPNDLKMVCSAEFYDLRG; from the coding sequence ATGACCCCCGCCGTAAATATCGCTAAAAAGGCAAAAATACCCTACACCCTTCACTCCTATACCCATGATCCCGCATCCGCTTCGTATGGAGAGGAGGCATCGGAGAAATTAGGTATTGCATCGGATAGGGTGTTTAAAACACTGGTCGCACAAATCGACTCACGTGAACTCGTCGTCGCAGTCATCCCCGTCTCTTCCATGCTCTCAATGAAACAGATCGCTAAAGCAGCAGGGGGTAAAAAAGCGGAAATGGCAAAGGGTACGGATGTGGAACGTTCCAGCGGTTATATCCTCGGCGGAGTGAGTCCATTGGGACAGAAAAAGAGACTTAGGACGTTTATCGACGCATCGGCTCAGGATTTCCCGACGATCTATGTGAGTGCAGGGCGTAGAGGGTTGGAGATAGAATTAGCGCCGAATGATTTAAAAATGGTCTGTTCGGCTGAGTTTTATGATTTGAGGGGATGA